GCCTATGACATTGGTCAGCATTTCAAAGCCAACTTTAAAGGCACTGGCAAAAAAGGCCAACTGGCCGTTTCCGGTAAAGCTATGGCATTGCGCTATAAAAAGTATTTCGATGAATTCGGAGATGTCTCTACAGAAGTGGTGATTTCTGCCCCTAACACCCGCGAAGGCAATACCAGCGTCGATGAGGATACGTTGGAAGAAGTACAAGCCTTCTGGAAGTCGATGATGGCGAAGTATGGTAACGAAGACAAGTATCAAGACAGCATTATCAATGCCTTCAAATATTCTGACGAGCCTGAAATCCTGATTGTTGTAGACAAGCTGCTCACCGGCTTCGATGCCCCTAGAAACACCGTACTTTACCTTGATAAACGGCTTAAGGAACATAACATTTTGCAAGCTGTTGCCCGTGTGAATCGGCTGTTTGAGGGTAAAGATTATGGTTTGATTATTGATTACCGAGGCATCTTCGGTGAATTAAATGAAGCCATTGATACTTACGCGGCATTGGAACGTGAAGGCTTCGAGCGGAAGGATATTGAAGGTACGATGACCGATGTCAGTGAAGAAATACGCTTGTTGTCGCAGCGTCATAGCAATGTATGGGAAGTGTTCAAGGAAGTGGACAATCAAAAAGACCTGGAAGCGATGCAACGGCATCTGGAGCCGGAAGATCGGCGGCAGCATTTCTACGAAGCGCTGTCGCTGTTTGCCAAAACGCTGCAACTGGCTTTAGCCAATGCTAAATTCCAAGATGAAACGCCAGAAGCAAAGGTCAACCGCTATAAGAACGATTTGAAATATTTCCTCAACTTGCGCACGGCAGTGAAGCAACGATACGGTGAGGCGGTAGATTACTCATCTTACGAGAAACAAATTCGCAATATGGTGAATAAGTATATCGGCGCTGATGAGGTGACCCAGCTTATTCCACCAGTCAATATATTTGCTATTGATGAATTTGAAAAAGAAATAGCCGCTATTGCCAGTGATGCGGGCAAGGCCGATGCCATTGCCTCAAGGATGAAAAAAACCATTACTGAAAAAATGGAAGAAGATCCGGCACTCTATAAGCGGCTTTCGCAAATGATCGACGAGGCCATCGCCGAGCACCGGGCCAAACGCCTGTCTGATAAGGATTATCTGAAAAGAATCCGTGAATCGTTGGATATATTGCGCGGTAAAAGCAGTTCAGAACTTCCGGAAAAACTTAAAGGCCGCGATGATGCTCAAGCTTACTACGGTATATTGAGCGAGCCAATGGCTTCATACGACTTGCATGGCTACTCGTTGAGTGACTTCGTGGCTGATATGGCGCTGCGAATCGATGACATCATCAATAGCCACAAAATCCGGGACTGGACCCGCAGTCAGGACGTGAAGAATCATATGATCAACGACATTGAGGATTATCTTTACAGTCTTAAAGGACGCTATGAGTTGGACATTGATTTTAAGTTCATTGAAACCATGACCAATCAGATGTTGGCCATCGCTGAGCACCGGGACTCTTAGCTGATGCAGAAGAATACGTTACTGCGGCCATCGCATTCGGTTCTATTTGGTGAAACGGAAATTCGCTTTTCATTGAATTTCGTTGATCGCAAAACGCTGGCCATCCATGTTTACCCGGATGGCGGCGTTAACGTTGATGCACCGCTATCGGCAGAGCTTGAAAAAATTTACGACAAGGTAAAAAAACGATCACTGTGGATTCTCAAGCAACAGCGGCAATTTGCAGCTTATCCGCCGGCGCTTCCTGCAAGGCGCTATGTTTCCGGCGAAACGCATCGCTATTTAGGACGGCAATATCGGCTGAAAATCATGGCGGGCGACAGCGAAACGGTCAAGCTGACACGAGGAAGCTTGCAAGTTGAAACCCAACACCCTCAGGGTAGCTTGCGGGTACAAAGACTTTTGCAGACGTGGTATCGCTCGAAAGCCTTAACAGTATTTACTGAACGCTATGCGCAATGTGTTCAATATGTCGAGCGGTTGGGGATTTACCACAATAAAGGTTTTCAGCTTCGGTTTATGTCCAAACGCTGGGGGAGCTGTACCGGCAAGGGAACAATCATCCTGAATCCGGAATTGATCGCGGCTCCCAAAGACTGTATCGATTATGTGATTATCCACGAGCTTTGTCATTTGAAAGAACACAATCATGGGCAGGCTTTTTACCGTTTATTGAATGCAGTGTTAGAGGATTGGGAGTTTCGCCGCAAGCGGTTGAATGAAATGGTTGAGGTTAGGTTTGTTTAACAAGAATAATAAATTAATTAATAATGCAATTAGAAAAAATTAAAATTCAAAAATTTAAAAGGATTTCATCCATAGAATTAAATTTATCTCCTATAAATTATCTTGTAGGAGGTAATAATGCTGGTAAAAGTAGTGTCTTACAAGCTATTCATACAGCAGTAACGGCTGCTCAAACTGCCACAGAATTACAATGGAAAATTATATCGGATAATCAAATTAAATATTGTCCTACAGGTAACTTTGCAGATATTGGTCATAATGGCCCATTAGAAAATATGTCTACTGGTAAGAGATCCATCATTATATTCGAAGGTAAAAATGATGATGGAGAAGCTGCTATATATAGAATAGAACTATATAAAGGTCGTAATTCAGGAGCTGGCGTTGAACGTTTAGGAAATTATCTAGGATTTGGAAGTCACATTACAAAAACTAATCCTCCTTTTAGTATTTATGTTCCTGGATTAGCAGGAATCCCTCATTTTGAGGAATATAAAACCCAAGCAATAGTGATTCGTAAAATTGCAGGGGGTGAAGCAAATTCTGTATTGCGAAATGTCTTATTTATGTTATCAAGAAAAAAGCAGCTTCAATTTCTTAAAGAAAGAATGAGGGAGGTTTTCCCCAAATTTGAAATTGAAATCAATTTTGATCATACCAAAGACCAACATATTATTGTTAATGCCTCAACAAGAGGTAGTCATTCTATGAAACCCCTTGATTTGGTAGGGACTGGAGTATTACAAGCATTACAGTTATTCGCATATACCATTTTATTTGAGCCGCCTCTTCTTCTTTTAGATGAGCCAGATTCTCATCTACATCCATCTAATCAGCAACAACTTATAAAAACACTTGAAAGCATCTCAGAACATACAAATACAAAAATAATATTAGCAACACATAGTAGGCATATGATTAATAATCTTCCAGAAGATGCGAAGATACTTTGGCTAGAAGATGGAAAATTAAAATCAGAAGAAGATTTTGATAAGATCAAACTACTTAATGATTTAGGTGCTTTAGATCAGGCCGACGAATTTCAGAAGGAACTATTAATCTTAACGGAAGAT
The genomic region above belongs to Methylobacter sp. YRD-M1 and contains:
- a CDS encoding M48 family metallopeptidase, coding for MQKNTLLRPSHSVLFGETEIRFSLNFVDRKTLAIHVYPDGGVNVDAPLSAELEKIYDKVKKRSLWILKQQRQFAAYPPALPARRYVSGETHRYLGRQYRLKIMAGDSETVKLTRGSLQVETQHPQGSLRVQRLLQTWYRSKALTVFTERYAQCVQYVERLGIYHNKGFQLRFMSKRWGSCTGKGTIILNPELIAAPKDCIDYVIIHELCHLKEHNHGQAFYRLLNAVLEDWEFRRKRLNEMVEVRFV
- a CDS encoding ATP-dependent nuclease, which produces MQLEKIKIQKFKRISSIELNLSPINYLVGGNNAGKSSVLQAIHTAVTAAQTATELQWKIISDNQIKYCPTGNFADIGHNGPLENMSTGKRSIIIFEGKNDDGEAAIYRIELYKGRNSGAGVERLGNYLGFGSHITKTNPPFSIYVPGLAGIPHFEEYKTQAIVIRKIAGGEANSVLRNVLFMLSRKKQLQFLKERMREVFPKFEIEINFDHTKDQHIIVNASTRGSHSMKPLDLVGTGVLQALQLFAYTILFEPPLLLLDEPDSHLHPSNQQQLIKTLESISEHTNTKIILATHSRHMINNLPEDAKILWLEDGKLKSEEDFDKIKLLNDLGALDQADEFQKELLILTEDNNKKLFRKLLEQIKAPSDRIGIASYNGIANYKVAIQLTKELLRDNQKVVIHRDRDFLTEDEAAAWENEVKKFGVVPYITEGSDLEMNFIHKDHLAELSGKDVSEIESFIEILIKDYDSELRKKFRDKRKGHC